A single genomic interval of Kogia breviceps isolate mKogBre1 chromosome 6, mKogBre1 haplotype 1, whole genome shotgun sequence harbors:
- the ADRA2C gene encoding alpha-2C adrenergic receptor encodes MASPALAAALAAAAAAGPNVSGAGEGGSGGAANASGAAWGPPPGQYSAGAVAGLAAVVGFLIVFTVVGNVLVVIAVLTSRALRAPQNLFLVSLASADILVATLVMPFSLANELMAYWYFGQVWCGVYLALDVLFCTSSIVHLCAISLDRYWSVTQAVEYNLKRTPRRVKATIVAVWLISAVISFPPLVSLYRQPDGAVYPQCGLNDETWYILSSCIGSFFAPCLIMGLVYARIYRVAKLRTRTLSEKREPAGPDGASPTTENGLGAGENGHCATPRRPRADVEPEDSSVAAERRRRRGALRRGGRRRASGEGAADGEGSGPGTGTAEPGAMAAARSPGPSWRLSRASSRSVEFFLSRRRRARSSVCRRKVAQAREKRFTFVLAVVMGVFVLCWFPFFFSYSLYGICREACQVPGPLFKFFFWIGYCNSSLNPVIYTVFNQDFRRSFKHILFRRRRKGFRQ; translated from the coding sequence ATGGCGTCCCCGGCGCTGGCGGCTgcgctggcggcggcggcggcggcgggccccaACGTGAGCGGCGCCGGCGAGGGGGGCAGCGGCGGTGCCGCCAACGCCTCGGGGGCTGCCTGGGGGCCGCCCCCGGGCCAGTACTCGGCGGGCGCCGTGGCGGGGCTAGCGGCTGTGGTGGGCTTCCTCATCGTCTTCACCGTGGTGGGCAACGTGCTGGTGGTGATCGCTGTGCTGACCAGCCGCGCGCTGCGTGCGCCGCAGAACCTCTTCCTGGTGTCGCTGGCCTCGGCTGACATCTTGGTGGCCACGCTGGTCATGCCCTTCTCGCTGGCCAACGAGCTCATGGCCTACTGGTACTTCGGGCAGGTGTGGTGCGGCGTGTACCTGGCGCTCGACGTGCTCTTCTGCACCTCGTCCATTGTGCACCTGTGCGCCATCAGCCTGGACCGCTACTGGTCCGTGACGCAGGCTGTCGAGTACAACCTGAAGCGCACGCCGCGCCGGGTCAAGGCCACCATCGTGGCCGTGTGGCTCATCTCGGCCGTCATCTCCTTCCCGCCGCTCGTCTCGCTCTACCGCCAGCCCGACGGCGCCGTCTACCCGCAGTGTGGCCTCAATGACGAGACCTGGTACATCTTGTCCTCCTGCATCGGCTCCTTCTTCGCGCCTTGCCTCATCATGGGCCTGGTCTACGCGCGCATCTACCGGGTGGCCAAGCTGCGCACGCGCACGCTTAGCGAGAAGCGCGAGCCCGCGGGCCCCGACGGCGCGTCCCCGACCACGGAGAACGGGCTCGGCGCGGGCGAGAACGGGCACTGCGCGACCCCGCGCCGCCCGCGCGCCGATGTGGAGCCGGAGGACAGCAGCGTGGCGGCCGAGAGGCGGCGGCGCCGAGGCGCGCTgcggcggggcgggcggcggcgcgCGAGCGGCGAGGGGGCCGCGGACGGCGAGGGGTCGGGGCCCGGGACGGGGACGGCCGAGCCGGGCGCGATGGCCGCCGCGAGGTCCCCGGGCCCCAGCTGGCGCCTGTCGCGCGCCAGCTCGCGCTCCGTCGAGTTCTTCCTGTCGCGCCGGCGCCGGGCGCGCAGCAGCGTGTGCCGCCGCAAGGTGGCCCAGGCGCGCGAGAAGCGCTTCACCTTCGTGCTGGCGGTGGTCATGGGCGTGTTTGTGCTCTGCTGGTTCCCCTTCTTCTTCAGCTACAGCCTGTACGGCATCTGCCGCGAGGCCTGCCAGGTGCCCGGCCCGCTCTTCAAGTTCTTCTTCTGGATCGGCTACTGCAACAGCTCGCTCAACCCGGTCATCTACACCGTCTTCAATCAGGACTTCCGGCGCTCTTTCAAGCACATCCTCTTCCGACGGAGGAGAAAGGGCTTCAGGCAGTGA